In Rhodamnia argentea isolate NSW1041297 chromosome 11, ASM2092103v1, whole genome shotgun sequence, one genomic interval encodes:
- the LOC115747380 gene encoding probable serine/threonine-protein kinase PBL25 isoform X4, which produces MGLGAADSSSTGETVMVVLDANRSRGNLHALEWALRHVVRRGHTVLVLGIFCKIGKRASCFPFHMAGEKLERLGEGEVDPTDLKEEIAEKRDEYKSCLQPFYRHCKKNEVKLESKIAAGFCPRNVTVEEAQSCNTCWIILDSHLKKDKTYIYGHVGCNLALVKGKDVVTLMPSKVILQESSSLKHRRVDDGHLSNDPITDNQEGTSITPPPKNRNWYPLAWRTGFPRSFTQSELEVITSGFSKESIVQTLDNIHMYQGQFQETPVLVKCFSPNDEHFWSMLRILSRVRHRNILNIVGYCFAGSSMFLLFDFPFMGTLEINLQNNDLAEKIPWKARWYIAVEIGACLRYLHEECVDGPIVHLSVCSSHVIYPLGGSAMLANFMTAKCLKDSSPRDNQSLAHCLNLQEGDGIAIDVQGYGIFLLELITGRSARCFLDPNKEDLIDWALPAIEKGSLSEVRDPRLTDTTDDRFIDHMAQAALLCLHDLNRRISMSERIGRTMVVLIVLHLFRRE; this is translated from the exons ATGGGTTTGGGAGCCGCTGATTCTTCGTCCACTGGAGAGACGGTGATGGTGGTGTTGGACGCCAACAGGAGCAGAGGAAACTTGCATGCTCTTGAATGGGCTCTCAGGCACGTCGTCCGACGAGGACACACTGTTCTTGTTCTTGGCATCTTCTGCAAGATTGGCAAGCGAGCTTCCTGTTTTCCATTTCACATGG CAGGGGAAAAACTAGAGCGCTTAGGAGAAGGGGAAGTGGATCCGACAGATCTCAAGGAAGAGATCGCTGAAAAGAGGGATGAATACAAGAGTTGCCTTCAGCCATTTTATCGGCACTGCAAGAAAAATGAG GTGAAATTGGAAAGTAAAATTGCTGCTGGATTTTGTCCGAGAAATGTAACAGTTGAAGAAGCACAGAGCTGTAATACTTGTTGGATCATCTTGGACAG CCATCTAAAGAAAGACAAAACCTACATATATGGGCACGTGGGCTGCAATCTTGCACTAGTCAAGGGCAAAGATGTGGTGACTTTAATGCCATCGAAAGTAATCCTGCAGGAAAGTTCTTCTCTGAAGCATAGAAGGGTTGATGATGGACATCTCTCCAATGATCCTATTACAGATAACCAGGAAGGGACGTCCATAACACCTCCACCTAAGAACCGTAATTGGTACCCACTCGCCTGGAGAACTGGCTTTCCTCGATCCTTTACTCAGAGTGAGCTTGAAGTGATAACCAGTGGTTTTTCCAAGGAGAGTATTGTGCAAACTCTAGACAATATACATATGTATCAAGGACAATTTCAGGAAACACCTGTCCTGGTAAAATGTTTCTCGCCAAATGATGAACATTTTTGGTCAATGCTGAGGATCCTTTCCCGTGTACGCCACCGGAATATCTTGAATATTGTTGGGTACTGCTTCGCGGGTTCTTCCATGTTCTTGCTCTTCGACTTCCCCTTTATGGGTACTTTGGAAATTAACTTGCAAA ATAACGATTTGGCTGAAAAAATACCATGGAAAGCAAGATGGTACATAGCGGTGGAAATAGGTGCATGTTTGCGCTATCTTCATGAGGAATGTGTTGATGGACCAATCGTGCATCTCTCTGTCTGTTCCAGTCATGTCATCTATCCTCTTGGTGGCTCTGCAATG CTTGCGAACTTCATGACTGCCAAATGCCTCAAGGACAGTTCTCCAAGAGATAATCAATCATTAGCTCA CTGCTTGAATCTGCAAGAAGGCGATGGCATTGCTATCGATGTGCAAGGCTATGGGATTTTTCTGTTGGAGCTCATAACAGGAAGGAGTGCCCGATGTTTTCTGGACCCCAACAAGGAGGATCTCATTGACTGG GCTTTACCTGCAATAGAAAAAGGTTCTCTGAGTGAAGTCAGAGACCCGAGATTGACAGATACTACTGATGATAGATTCATCGATCATATGGCTCAAGCTGCTTTGCTCTGCCTGCATGATTTAAATCGCAGAATCTCCATGAGTGAG agaaTAGGTAGAACCATGGTAGTTCTTATTGTCCTACATTTGTTCCGTAGGGAATGA
- the LOC115747380 gene encoding probable serine/threonine-protein kinase PBL25 isoform X1 translates to MGLGAADSSSTGETVMVVLDANRSRGNLHALEWALRHVVRRGHTVLVLGIFCKIGKRASCFPFHMAGEKLERLGEGEVDPTDLKEEIAEKRDEYKSCLQPFYRHCKKNEVRDYLIYSKKKTPLSRHRTFLVQVKLESKIAAGFCPRNVTVEEAQSCNTCWIILDSHLKKDKTYIYGHVGCNLALVKGKDVVTLMPSKVILQESSSLKHRRVDDGHLSNDPITDNQEGTSITPPPKNRNWYPLAWRTGFPRSFTQSELEVITSGFSKESIVQTLDNIHMYQGQFQETPVLVKCFSPNDEHFWSMLRILSRVRHRNILNIVGYCFAGSSMFLLFDFPFMGTLEINLQNNDLAEKIPWKARWYIAVEIGACLRYLHEECVDGPIVHLSVCSSHVIYPLGGSAMLANFMTAKCLKDSSPRDNQSLAHCLNLQEGDGIAIDVQGYGIFLLELITGRSARCFLDPNKEDLIDWALPAIEKGSLSEVRDPRLTDTTDDRFIDHMAQAALLCLHDLNRRISMSERIGRTMVVLIVLHLFRRE, encoded by the exons ATGGGTTTGGGAGCCGCTGATTCTTCGTCCACTGGAGAGACGGTGATGGTGGTGTTGGACGCCAACAGGAGCAGAGGAAACTTGCATGCTCTTGAATGGGCTCTCAGGCACGTCGTCCGACGAGGACACACTGTTCTTGTTCTTGGCATCTTCTGCAAGATTGGCAAGCGAGCTTCCTGTTTTCCATTTCACATGG CAGGGGAAAAACTAGAGCGCTTAGGAGAAGGGGAAGTGGATCCGACAGATCTCAAGGAAGAGATCGCTGAAAAGAGGGATGAATACAAGAGTTGCCTTCAGCCATTTTATCGGCACTGCAAGAAAAATGAGGTTAGAGACTATTTAATTTACAGTAAGAAGAAAACCCCACTGAGCAGGCATAGAACTTTCCTTGTGCAGGTGAAATTGGAAAGTAAAATTGCTGCTGGATTTTGTCCGAGAAATGTAACAGTTGAAGAAGCACAGAGCTGTAATACTTGTTGGATCATCTTGGACAG CCATCTAAAGAAAGACAAAACCTACATATATGGGCACGTGGGCTGCAATCTTGCACTAGTCAAGGGCAAAGATGTGGTGACTTTAATGCCATCGAAAGTAATCCTGCAGGAAAGTTCTTCTCTGAAGCATAGAAGGGTTGATGATGGACATCTCTCCAATGATCCTATTACAGATAACCAGGAAGGGACGTCCATAACACCTCCACCTAAGAACCGTAATTGGTACCCACTCGCCTGGAGAACTGGCTTTCCTCGATCCTTTACTCAGAGTGAGCTTGAAGTGATAACCAGTGGTTTTTCCAAGGAGAGTATTGTGCAAACTCTAGACAATATACATATGTATCAAGGACAATTTCAGGAAACACCTGTCCTGGTAAAATGTTTCTCGCCAAATGATGAACATTTTTGGTCAATGCTGAGGATCCTTTCCCGTGTACGCCACCGGAATATCTTGAATATTGTTGGGTACTGCTTCGCGGGTTCTTCCATGTTCTTGCTCTTCGACTTCCCCTTTATGGGTACTTTGGAAATTAACTTGCAAA ATAACGATTTGGCTGAAAAAATACCATGGAAAGCAAGATGGTACATAGCGGTGGAAATAGGTGCATGTTTGCGCTATCTTCATGAGGAATGTGTTGATGGACCAATCGTGCATCTCTCTGTCTGTTCCAGTCATGTCATCTATCCTCTTGGTGGCTCTGCAATG CTTGCGAACTTCATGACTGCCAAATGCCTCAAGGACAGTTCTCCAAGAGATAATCAATCATTAGCTCA CTGCTTGAATCTGCAAGAAGGCGATGGCATTGCTATCGATGTGCAAGGCTATGGGATTTTTCTGTTGGAGCTCATAACAGGAAGGAGTGCCCGATGTTTTCTGGACCCCAACAAGGAGGATCTCATTGACTGG GCTTTACCTGCAATAGAAAAAGGTTCTCTGAGTGAAGTCAGAGACCCGAGATTGACAGATACTACTGATGATAGATTCATCGATCATATGGCTCAAGCTGCTTTGCTCTGCCTGCATGATTTAAATCGCAGAATCTCCATGAGTGAG agaaTAGGTAGAACCATGGTAGTTCTTATTGTCCTACATTTGTTCCGTAGGGAATGA
- the LOC115747380 gene encoding probable receptor-like protein kinase At3g17420 isoform X3 produces MGLGAADSSSTGETVMVVLDANRSRGNLHALEWALRHVVRRGHTVLVLGIFCKIGKRASCFPFHMAGEKLERLGEGEVDPTDLKEEIAEKRDEYKSCLQPFYRHCKKNEVRDYLIYSKKKTPLSRHRTFLVQVKLESKIAAGFCPRNVTVEEAQSCNTCWIILDSHLKKDKTYIYGHVGCNLALVKGKDVVTLMPSKVILQESSSLKHRRVDDGHLSNDPITDNQEGTSITPPPKNRNWYPLAWRTGFPRSFTQSELEVITSGFSKESIVQTLDNIHMYQGQFQETPVLVKCFSPNDEHFWSMLRILSRVRHRNILNIVGYCFAGSSMFLLFDFPFMGTLEINLQNNDLAEKIPWKARWYIAVEIGACLRYLHEECVDGPIVHLSVCSSHVIYPLGGSAMLANFMTAKCLKDSSPRDNQSLAHCLNLQEGDGIAIDVQGYGIFLLELITGRSARCFLDPNKEDLIDWALPAIEKGSLSEVRDPRLTDTTDDRFIDHMAQAALLCLHDLNRRISMSEVLAVVRGHPIARPGC; encoded by the exons ATGGGTTTGGGAGCCGCTGATTCTTCGTCCACTGGAGAGACGGTGATGGTGGTGTTGGACGCCAACAGGAGCAGAGGAAACTTGCATGCTCTTGAATGGGCTCTCAGGCACGTCGTCCGACGAGGACACACTGTTCTTGTTCTTGGCATCTTCTGCAAGATTGGCAAGCGAGCTTCCTGTTTTCCATTTCACATGG CAGGGGAAAAACTAGAGCGCTTAGGAGAAGGGGAAGTGGATCCGACAGATCTCAAGGAAGAGATCGCTGAAAAGAGGGATGAATACAAGAGTTGCCTTCAGCCATTTTATCGGCACTGCAAGAAAAATGAGGTTAGAGACTATTTAATTTACAGTAAGAAGAAAACCCCACTGAGCAGGCATAGAACTTTCCTTGTGCAGGTGAAATTGGAAAGTAAAATTGCTGCTGGATTTTGTCCGAGAAATGTAACAGTTGAAGAAGCACAGAGCTGTAATACTTGTTGGATCATCTTGGACAG CCATCTAAAGAAAGACAAAACCTACATATATGGGCACGTGGGCTGCAATCTTGCACTAGTCAAGGGCAAAGATGTGGTGACTTTAATGCCATCGAAAGTAATCCTGCAGGAAAGTTCTTCTCTGAAGCATAGAAGGGTTGATGATGGACATCTCTCCAATGATCCTATTACAGATAACCAGGAAGGGACGTCCATAACACCTCCACCTAAGAACCGTAATTGGTACCCACTCGCCTGGAGAACTGGCTTTCCTCGATCCTTTACTCAGAGTGAGCTTGAAGTGATAACCAGTGGTTTTTCCAAGGAGAGTATTGTGCAAACTCTAGACAATATACATATGTATCAAGGACAATTTCAGGAAACACCTGTCCTGGTAAAATGTTTCTCGCCAAATGATGAACATTTTTGGTCAATGCTGAGGATCCTTTCCCGTGTACGCCACCGGAATATCTTGAATATTGTTGGGTACTGCTTCGCGGGTTCTTCCATGTTCTTGCTCTTCGACTTCCCCTTTATGGGTACTTTGGAAATTAACTTGCAAA ATAACGATTTGGCTGAAAAAATACCATGGAAAGCAAGATGGTACATAGCGGTGGAAATAGGTGCATGTTTGCGCTATCTTCATGAGGAATGTGTTGATGGACCAATCGTGCATCTCTCTGTCTGTTCCAGTCATGTCATCTATCCTCTTGGTGGCTCTGCAATG CTTGCGAACTTCATGACTGCCAAATGCCTCAAGGACAGTTCTCCAAGAGATAATCAATCATTAGCTCA CTGCTTGAATCTGCAAGAAGGCGATGGCATTGCTATCGATGTGCAAGGCTATGGGATTTTTCTGTTGGAGCTCATAACAGGAAGGAGTGCCCGATGTTTTCTGGACCCCAACAAGGAGGATCTCATTGACTGG GCTTTACCTGCAATAGAAAAAGGTTCTCTGAGTGAAGTCAGAGACCCGAGATTGACAGATACTACTGATGATAGATTCATCGATCATATGGCTCAAGCTGCTTTGCTCTGCCTGCATGATTTAAATCGCAGAATCTCCATGAGTGAG GTTTTAGCCGTGGTTCGAGGTCATCCCATCGCAAGACCTGGTTGTTAG
- the LOC115747382 gene encoding transmembrane emp24 domain-containing protein p24delta3-like isoform X1 codes for MKHSRERERERERERERGFVMKGSAMVRGKVLLSIVVMVCFFCDVLVEKSQAIWLNLPATGTKCVSEEIQHNVVVLADYVVVSNYESSIPTISVKVTSPYGNILHHKENVTHGQFAFTTSEAGNHQACLWVDSNPGGGEVSVIIDWRTGIAAKDWESVARKEKIQGVELELRKLQGSVEAILINMSYLKIREAEMRTVTERTNARVAWFSIMSLGVCITVSGLQLWHLKQFFKNKKLI; via the exons ATGAAgcattctagagagagagagagagagagag agagagagagagagagaggatttgtAATGAAGGGATCTGCAATGGTGCGTGGGAAGGTGTTGCTTTCGATTGTAGTTATGGTGTGTTTCTTTTGTGACGTTTTAGTGGAGAAGAGTCAGGCGATTTGGTTGAACCTACCGGCCACTGGGACCAAGTGCGTGTCTGAGGAAATCCAGCACAACGTCGTAGTTTTGGCCGATTACGTCGTCGTTTCCAACTATGAATCCAGTATTCCTACTATTTCCGTCAAG GTGACCTCACCGTATGGAAATATTCTTCATCACAAGGAGAATGTAACGCATGGTCAGTTTGCATTCACAACTAGCGAGGCTGGTAACCACCAAGCATGTTTATGGGTGGACAGTAATCCAGGAGGTGGAGAAGTAAGTGTTATCATTGACTGGAGAACTGGAATTGCAGCAAAAGATTGGGAATCAGTtgcaagaaaagagaagattcAG GGAGTGGAGCTTGAGCTCAGGAAGCTTCAAGGATCTGTTGAAGCCATCCTTATAAACATGTCGTATCTTAAGATCAG GGAAGCAGAAATGAGAACCGTGACTGAAAGAACAAATGCTAGAGTCGCATGGTTCAGTATCATGTCACTGGGAGTCTGCATTACAGTTTCAGGTCTCCAGCTGTGGCACCtgaagcaatttttcaaaaacaagaaGCTGATCTAG
- the LOC115747380 gene encoding probable serine/threonine-protein kinase PBL25 isoform X2, whose protein sequence is MGLGAADSSSTGETVMVVLDANRSRGNLHALEWALRHVVRRGHTVLVLGIFCKIGKRASCFPFHMGEKLERLGEGEVDPTDLKEEIAEKRDEYKSCLQPFYRHCKKNEVRDYLIYSKKKTPLSRHRTFLVQVKLESKIAAGFCPRNVTVEEAQSCNTCWIILDSHLKKDKTYIYGHVGCNLALVKGKDVVTLMPSKVILQESSSLKHRRVDDGHLSNDPITDNQEGTSITPPPKNRNWYPLAWRTGFPRSFTQSELEVITSGFSKESIVQTLDNIHMYQGQFQETPVLVKCFSPNDEHFWSMLRILSRVRHRNILNIVGYCFAGSSMFLLFDFPFMGTLEINLQNNDLAEKIPWKARWYIAVEIGACLRYLHEECVDGPIVHLSVCSSHVIYPLGGSAMLANFMTAKCLKDSSPRDNQSLAHCLNLQEGDGIAIDVQGYGIFLLELITGRSARCFLDPNKEDLIDWALPAIEKGSLSEVRDPRLTDTTDDRFIDHMAQAALLCLHDLNRRISMSERIGRTMVVLIVLHLFRRE, encoded by the exons ATGGGTTTGGGAGCCGCTGATTCTTCGTCCACTGGAGAGACGGTGATGGTGGTGTTGGACGCCAACAGGAGCAGAGGAAACTTGCATGCTCTTGAATGGGCTCTCAGGCACGTCGTCCGACGAGGACACACTGTTCTTGTTCTTGGCATCTTCTGCAAGATTGGCAAGCGAGCTTCCTGTTTTCCATTTCACATGG GGGAAAAACTAGAGCGCTTAGGAGAAGGGGAAGTGGATCCGACAGATCTCAAGGAAGAGATCGCTGAAAAGAGGGATGAATACAAGAGTTGCCTTCAGCCATTTTATCGGCACTGCAAGAAAAATGAGGTTAGAGACTATTTAATTTACAGTAAGAAGAAAACCCCACTGAGCAGGCATAGAACTTTCCTTGTGCAGGTGAAATTGGAAAGTAAAATTGCTGCTGGATTTTGTCCGAGAAATGTAACAGTTGAAGAAGCACAGAGCTGTAATACTTGTTGGATCATCTTGGACAG CCATCTAAAGAAAGACAAAACCTACATATATGGGCACGTGGGCTGCAATCTTGCACTAGTCAAGGGCAAAGATGTGGTGACTTTAATGCCATCGAAAGTAATCCTGCAGGAAAGTTCTTCTCTGAAGCATAGAAGGGTTGATGATGGACATCTCTCCAATGATCCTATTACAGATAACCAGGAAGGGACGTCCATAACACCTCCACCTAAGAACCGTAATTGGTACCCACTCGCCTGGAGAACTGGCTTTCCTCGATCCTTTACTCAGAGTGAGCTTGAAGTGATAACCAGTGGTTTTTCCAAGGAGAGTATTGTGCAAACTCTAGACAATATACATATGTATCAAGGACAATTTCAGGAAACACCTGTCCTGGTAAAATGTTTCTCGCCAAATGATGAACATTTTTGGTCAATGCTGAGGATCCTTTCCCGTGTACGCCACCGGAATATCTTGAATATTGTTGGGTACTGCTTCGCGGGTTCTTCCATGTTCTTGCTCTTCGACTTCCCCTTTATGGGTACTTTGGAAATTAACTTGCAAA ATAACGATTTGGCTGAAAAAATACCATGGAAAGCAAGATGGTACATAGCGGTGGAAATAGGTGCATGTTTGCGCTATCTTCATGAGGAATGTGTTGATGGACCAATCGTGCATCTCTCTGTCTGTTCCAGTCATGTCATCTATCCTCTTGGTGGCTCTGCAATG CTTGCGAACTTCATGACTGCCAAATGCCTCAAGGACAGTTCTCCAAGAGATAATCAATCATTAGCTCA CTGCTTGAATCTGCAAGAAGGCGATGGCATTGCTATCGATGTGCAAGGCTATGGGATTTTTCTGTTGGAGCTCATAACAGGAAGGAGTGCCCGATGTTTTCTGGACCCCAACAAGGAGGATCTCATTGACTGG GCTTTACCTGCAATAGAAAAAGGTTCTCTGAGTGAAGTCAGAGACCCGAGATTGACAGATACTACTGATGATAGATTCATCGATCATATGGCTCAAGCTGCTTTGCTCTGCCTGCATGATTTAAATCGCAGAATCTCCATGAGTGAG agaaTAGGTAGAACCATGGTAGTTCTTATTGTCCTACATTTGTTCCGTAGGGAATGA
- the LOC115747382 gene encoding transmembrane emp24 domain-containing protein p24delta3-like isoform X2 has product MKHSRERERERERERGFVMKGSAMVRGKVLLSIVVMVCFFCDVLVEKSQAIWLNLPATGTKCVSEEIQHNVVVLADYVVVSNYESSIPTISVKVTSPYGNILHHKENVTHGQFAFTTSEAGNHQACLWVDSNPGGGEVSVIIDWRTGIAAKDWESVARKEKIQGVELELRKLQGSVEAILINMSYLKIREAEMRTVTERTNARVAWFSIMSLGVCITVSGLQLWHLKQFFKNKKLI; this is encoded by the exons ATGAAgcattctagagagagagagagagagagag agagagagagaggatttgtAATGAAGGGATCTGCAATGGTGCGTGGGAAGGTGTTGCTTTCGATTGTAGTTATGGTGTGTTTCTTTTGTGACGTTTTAGTGGAGAAGAGTCAGGCGATTTGGTTGAACCTACCGGCCACTGGGACCAAGTGCGTGTCTGAGGAAATCCAGCACAACGTCGTAGTTTTGGCCGATTACGTCGTCGTTTCCAACTATGAATCCAGTATTCCTACTATTTCCGTCAAG GTGACCTCACCGTATGGAAATATTCTTCATCACAAGGAGAATGTAACGCATGGTCAGTTTGCATTCACAACTAGCGAGGCTGGTAACCACCAAGCATGTTTATGGGTGGACAGTAATCCAGGAGGTGGAGAAGTAAGTGTTATCATTGACTGGAGAACTGGAATTGCAGCAAAAGATTGGGAATCAGTtgcaagaaaagagaagattcAG GGAGTGGAGCTTGAGCTCAGGAAGCTTCAAGGATCTGTTGAAGCCATCCTTATAAACATGTCGTATCTTAAGATCAG GGAAGCAGAAATGAGAACCGTGACTGAAAGAACAAATGCTAGAGTCGCATGGTTCAGTATCATGTCACTGGGAGTCTGCATTACAGTTTCAGGTCTCCAGCTGTGGCACCtgaagcaatttttcaaaaacaagaaGCTGATCTAG